From Phycisphaerae bacterium:
GTATTATATTCAGCCCGATTTGTCTTTTCGTCAGAAAACGCAGGTTCTCGTTCAGTAAAAAACTCCTGAAAGGTTCATACTTAAAGCATGGAAAATTCAAAGGTGCATATTCCTCCTCCCCTGCCTGCAAAACAAACTTATCCCTCGCAAATGCCGCGATAATCCTGTTCTCGGGACTGTCAGGCAAACGGAACACTCGCCCTTTGCCGTTGGCCAGCTTAAAGTTGGCCAGACAAAAATAGCCGTCTTTTTTGCGATTAATGGAGACGCCGATATAGCCCGAAGTGTTTTTACATATTTTGTTAAGGCCGTTTTGCCTGTATGTTGCAAAACGCAGATTGCATCGGCGGTTATCGAGCGGGTCCCTGTTCTTATGGTCAACAATCTGACCATCCTTGGCATTCATTACGAAACGCGAAAGAAAAACATGCCTGCTCGGCTTTTTGCCGAAAACAATCGCAGGGCAGCGTCCGGCATGACACACTATTCCGATAATTCCCTTATTGTACTTTTTCGGAAACTCGATGTATTTATTAAAGATTCTCGAATAAATGTCCGGGTCAACTTTGACGATACTGCCTTTAATTTTGAACATCACGTAATCAACTTTTTTCTTTGGTAATGACATAATAGGACTCCGAGGAAAAATTAAGATTTAAGATTTAAAAATGAGAATTGAGATTTGTTTGAGTTAATAGTTTTCTAAATTGTTAACTAATCACTTAATTTGTATGGGTATTTTACCATATTTTAAATAAAAATCAAGTAAAATCTCCATTTTTTTGTAAAAAGGAGGGATTAGGATTTTTGGCATAAAATCTTTTACGCAAATTTACAATTTTACCTATTTTAACTAAAGATTTTCAAGCTGCCTTCCCGATAGACTGTATATCTTGCCTAACTTAACAAGTTAACAGGAAAAATTAGGAAATTTGAAATAACCGCATCTTATTTGGAGAATTGAGTTATGTTGAATGAAATTTTTCTGCAAAGGTATTTACAAGCGTTACTTACAGGCGATCGTCGAAGTTGCAGAGAGGTTATAGAGGATGTTTTGCATAACAATAATGCGTCCATAGTTGGGGTTTACAGTGAGGTAATCTGGCCTATGATGCTTGAAATTGAGAAGTTATCTCGTTCTGACACAATAACATCGGTTCAGGAGCATTTGGCAACACGGATAAACCGCACAATAATAGACCAGCTTCAGAACAAGCTGCCTAAATTGCCGCAGAATGAGAAAAAGGTGGTTATCTGCAGTTCTCTAAAGGAGATAAGCGAGCTTGGCGGTCAGATGATTACGGATATGTTTGAAAGTGCCGGCTGGGATGTGAGGTTCATCGGCGGCGGGCTAACTAATGATGACATATTGTCTTATATACACGAGTTTAGTCCTGAGGTTCTTGTAATTTACGGAACGGACCCGACGGAGACGCCGGAAGTCCGCAAGATAATCGACAGGATAAGAGGGATAAACGCCTGGCCGGATATGAAAATAATGCTGTGCGGCGGGGTTTTCGGCAGAGCCGAGGGCCTTTGGGAAGAAATCGGGGCAAACCTTTACGCTGAAACACCCGCGGAGGCGGTCGAAGCGGCTACAAGTGAAAAGCCTGTTATAGAGCCAGTAAGAACGATAAATCGCAGAAAGAGAAAATACGAGCTGTGTGCCAAAGGCGGTGTGCATAAAAAATAGGACAATACTTTCTTTTTTGCGTTAATTTCGCTAGGGGGCAAATCCGCTGCAAAGCAGCGGATTTTTTTTGAGATTTTTCGGGATTTGGCGGCAAAGCTGTGTTTTACGCAGGGCTTGAGTTTGCCAATGTAAAACTGTATAATATAGAAAGCACGGGTAATTAAGCAGGAATCGCGGAAAAAGGAAAATGACACAGGGGAATTTGCATATCAAAAGTTCATTGCCGAGTTCGGCAATATATAAAACTCCAATAATAAGAACGCTGGCCATTCTGATAATATTTGCGGGAGTTTTATCGGCTGCGGAGGATTGCAACTGCGAAAAACCGGCGTCAACGAATACTATCGAAAGCAAACTTACAGACCCCAATGAAATTTACAAAGGTTTCGAGCTGGGCAGCGAAAAAGTCAAAGTTATCGTCAATCTTAAAAAACCGGAAATGCTGGTCAGGAAAACTGTCAACTGGCAATCGAAAGATTCGCTAAAGCGGCTGCACGGTGAAGTAAGAAATCGCCAGGATAAACTAATCGGGACTTTCAGGGCAAAGGAATTCGGGCTTCGTCATCGTTTTGAAAATCAGGCTGGTTTCTCCTGCGAAGTTACGCCTGAAGCGCTGGATAAATTATTAAACGACCCGAACGTCGAGTCGATAGAGCCGGTGTTTATTCTCGAAAAACATCTGGCGCAGGGCATACCGCTGATAAACGGCACGGTGTACCGCTCGACATATAACGGTCAGGGCACGGCAATCGCAATTTGCGATACCGGAGTCGATTATACTCATCCGATGCTGGGCGGGGGCGGATTTCCGAACGGTAAAATTATAGGCGGATACGATTTCGGCGACGACGATTCCGACCCGTTTCCAACAGACGCACACGGGACGTGCTGTGCCGGTATCGCGGCGGGAGATATCGGCAGCGTAGGCGATTATATCGGAGGCGTCGCTTACGGCGCTAAAATTTATGCGATGAAAGTAGAAGACAGCTCCGGCTATATTTACAATGACAGCATAATCGCGGCGTGGAACTGGTGCGTGAGCCATAAAAACGATAATCCATCGTATCCTATTCTGGTAATCAGTGTCAGTCTGGGCGGCGGACGATACTACAGCACGTGCGACGGCTCGAACAGTTCGCTGGCGACCGCTGCGAATAATGCCGTCGCGGCAGGGATTACGATTCTCGTATCTTCGGGCAACGACGGCTACTGCGATTCGATAGCAAGTCCGGCGTGTCTGAGTAATACAATTTCGGTAGGCGCTGTTTATGACGCGGCGTTCGGAATATACCAGCCCTGCGTCAGTTCGGCATCATGCGCGACCAAATATTCAACAGCCGGATGTACTACCGGATGGTACTGTATCGACACAACGGCGGCGGACAAGGTAACATCTTATTCGAACACCGCTTCGTTTCTGGATATACTTGCGCCTTCAAACAAGGCTTATACTACGGATATGGTCGGTTCGGCCGGCTATTCGAGCGGCGATTATTATTCATCTTTCGGCGGAACGTCAACGGCGTGTCCTTATTCGGCGGGTGCGGCGGCGTGTCTGCAATCGGCCGCTAAAGTAATTACGGGAAATTATCTAACGCCGAGCCAGGTTAAATCCATCCTGATTTCAACGGGCAATAATGTAACCGACACAAAGATTTCAATTACCAAGCCGCGCATCAATCTGGGCAACGCAATTGAAAGCATAGATATAACTCCGAATCCCTGCGAAGAAGTTATGATAGGAACGGGAACGTCGAGCTGGGGCTTTCCAATGTACACCTATTATCACGACAGCAGAACACAGGTGATATATCAGGCAAGCGAAATCGGCTCTGCGGGCAGCATCACAAGCCTTGCGCTTTATGTAACAACTATACCCGGGCAGGTGATGAACAACTGGACAATTCGAATGAAACAAACAACGCTGAATACTTACAGCAGCTGTTCGTTTGATTCGACGGGCTGGACGACAGTTTATCAGGCTAATGAATCGCAGGGCGGGACGGGATGGCGGACTTTTACTTTTTCGACACCATTTCTATATAACGGGACAGATAATCTGATGGTCGATTTCAGCCATAATAACAGTTCCTATACCACCAACGGCTATTGCAGATATTCGACGCCCGGCGGGACCAGGAGCGTTTACGCGTTTTCCGACAGCGTTTACGGCGACCCGCTGAACTGGTCCGGAAGCACTTTGCCGAGGACGTATTGCGGGACTTATGTGCCGAATGTTCTGTTTACGGTTTGCCCACCGACGATTGCCGCACCGGTTCTCGGCGCAGAACCAAATATAACGGCGGGACTTTGCAATACAATTTCCTGGGGCACGGTTTCCGCCGCTGATAATTATTACGCACAATGCTCGGCCGACCCATGCTTTTCTGTAATCGACAGCAACAGCGGCTGGATAACGGCGACAAGTTACCAATTCTGCAATCTCGACATTGGTCAGCAATACTGGTACCGAGCTAAAGCCAGAAATACTTCATTGGATATCGAAGGCGAATGGTCAAATACGGTTTCGTCGCGTCAGTGCGGCACGCCGGGAGATTTCGAGCCAGACTGCGATGTGGACTGGGCCGACCTTGCGGTATTGGGCGAACAATGGCTTCAATCGCCGGGCACACCATCGGCGGATATATGGCCGCCGCCAGCGGGCGACGGTATAGTCAATTTCTTCGACCTTGCCGAACTGGCAAACCACTGGATGCAGTATTAAACATATCAAAATTGTCAAATCCAACGAACTGCCTTGACCGCAACGGGCCAGAAAGTATAATCAGGTATCTTCGAAAGGAACAAAAGATGTTTTTTATAGGTTACGACGCAGGCAGTTCATCGGTAAAGGCATCGCTTCTTGACGGGCAGAGCGGAAAAATTATCGCTTCGGCGACAAGCCCGAAAAAAGAGCTTGAAATTATCGCGGCCAAAGCCGGCTGGGCCGAACAGAATCCGGAAATATGGTGGGAGAATATAAAAAAGGCGACGGCGGAACTACTGGCGGCTTCAAAAGTAAATCCGGCAGATATAAAAGCTATCGGAATTTCGTACCAGATGCACGGACTTGTGCTGGTCGATAAAAATAAACAACTGCTGCGCGACGCGATTATCTGGTGCGACAGCAGAGCGGTTCCAATCGGAGAAAAAGCGGCAAAAGAAATCGGCGAACAAAAATGCCTGCAGACACTTCTTAATCTGCCGGGGAATTTTACGGCGACGAGACTGAAATGGATAAAAGATAACCAGCCGGATATTTATAAAAAAATATTCAAGGCGATACTGCCCGGCGAATATATCGCGATGAAGATGAGCGACAGGATAGTAACCACGCCGGGAGGTCTTTCCGAACATATTATGTGGGATGCCAGTAAAGGCGGGCCGGCGGATATTATGCTGGACTACTTCGGATTCGAAAAAGATTTTTACGCGGAGGTGCTGCCGAGTTTTTCAGAACAGGGCGAACTGACGGCAAAAGCAGCAGATGAACTCGGATTAAAAGCGGGTACGAAAATTACATACCGCGGAGGCGACCAGCCGAATAACGCACTTTCATTAAATGTTCTTAATCCCGGCGAAATAGCGGCAACTGCGGGAACGAGCGGTGTCGTTTACGGAATTACAGACAAGCCGGTGTACGACGGCAAATCACGGGTTAATACTTTTGTTAATGTAAATTACAGCAAGACCGCACCGAGATACGGCGTATTGCTTTGCGTAAGCGGAACGGGAATTTTGAACAGCTGGCTTCGAAAAAATGTTGCAGATAATATCGACTATCACGCGATGAATGAACTTGCCGCCAAGGCGCCAATCGGCAGTGACGGGCTTGTGATACTGCCATTCGGCAACGGGGCCGAAAGGACGCTTGAAAATAAAGATTTCGGCGCACAAATCAGCGGCCTGAGATTCAACACACATACCAAGCAGCATTTACTGCGGGCAGGTCAGGAAGGCATTGTATTCGCATTGAATTTCGGCCTGCAGATAATGCACGGTATCGGCGTAAAGGTCAGTAAGGTTCGGGCGGGAGACGCGAATATGTTTTTGAGTCCGCTGTTCGGCAAGGCGTTCGCGTGCGTTACGGACGCGGTGGTTGAACTTTATAATACAGACGGTTCTGCAGGTGCAGCAAGAGGCGCAGGAATCGGACTCGGCTTTTATAAGGATTTTTCACAGGCTTTCGCGGGACTGAAAAGCACAAGAACCATAGAGCCTGACAAAAAATTATCGCAGCAATATAAAGAAGCTTATGAAAACTGGCTTGATGCAATGAAAAAGATAACAGGTTAGCAGATGGATAAAGCTAAATTTACCGGCGATAAAAAAGCCCCGATGAAAACATTTCTGGCCGGGCCTGAACGAAGGTTCATAGACAGCAACATCGCCAAACTTCCATCGTGGCTGCAGGGTTATCACTTAACGCTTATGACTATTATATGGTCTGGCGGCCTTATAGGATTCGGGTATCTGGCAAAAAATAATATTCACTGGCTCTGGCTTTCGTCTTTGATACTCGTTCTGCAGTGGTTCACGGATTGTTTCGACGGTGCTTTGGGGCGGCACAGAGATACCGGCATTCCAAAATGGGGATTTTATATGGACCATTTGCTGGATTTTATTTTTATGGCCTGCGTTTTTATCGGCTATTCTTTTTTGCTGGAAGGAATTTATAAAGAAATCATCCTGCTGCTGATTGGCGTATTCGGAACATTTATGGCAAGCTCGTTTCTGGCGTTCGGCGCCACCGGCGAATTCAGGATAACATATTTCGGCACCGGGCCGACCGAAGTTCGAATATGGTTTCTTGCGCTTAATACCGCATTGATTTTTTGCGGCACTAAATGGATTGAAAAATTTCTGCCGTATATTCTTGGAATCTCGCTTATCGTTCTGGTTGCGGTGATTTACCGTACACAGAAACACATCTGGGAAATCGATATGCAGGACAAGGCTAACCGAGGCCGTTGAAGTCATTCGCCGATGATTTTAACCAGCAGGCGTTTTCTGCGTTTGCCATCGAATTCGCCGTAAAAAATCTGTTCCCACGGACCGAAATCTAATTTGCCGTTCGTAATCGCAACGACAACCTCCCTGCCCATAACCTGACGCTTTAAATGAGCATCGGCATTATCTTCGGCGCCGTTGTGATGATATTGCGAATAGGGTTTTTCAGGGGCGAGCTTTTCGAGCCAGGTTTCAAAGTCCTGATGAAGGCCCCTTTCATCATCGTTAATAAAAACACTTGCCGTAATGTGCATCGCATTTACAAGACACAGGCCTTCTTTTATGCCGCTCTCCGACAGACAATTTTCCACTTCCGAAGTAATGTTGATAAACTGCCTACGAGTCGGTGTATTAAAATAAAGTTCCTTTTTGAAGCTTTTCATAACTTTTCCCTTTTAATCGCTGATTACACAGATTTCAATGATGATAAAAAGTAAGGATTAATTTTCGCGCGTTTTTCCGTACTTCCTTGTTTCCTTATATCTATACTTCCTTTAACAATTTTTTATAAACTTCTTCGATTTTATCGACCATTGTTTTCGGCGAAAATTTTTCTTTGACGAATTCCCTGCCGGCGACACCGAGTTTTGTCCGCAAATTTTCGTTCGCAATCAATTCCGCACAAACCTCTGTTAACTGCCGGACATTCTCAGGTTCGACAAGTCTGCCGGTGTCGGGGTTAACAACTTCGTTTGCGCCGTCGATGTCGAAACTTATCGCAGGTTTGCCGCACAGCATCGCCTGGGGCAGGACTCTGGCCAAACCTTCACGCAGCGAACAATGCACGAGAATATCCGAAGCCTGAATCGCAAGCGGTATGTCCGAAGGAGGCAAAAGGCCGGTAAATCTGAATTTATCGGCAAGGCCCGAATCGGCAATCTGCTTTTGCATCAGGTATCTCAAAACTCCGTCGCCTACGAAAAGCCAGACGCAATTTTCAAATCTTTTCGAAAGCTCATACGCAGATTCGACTATGTAATTATGCCCCTTGAGGTGAAACAATCTCGCGATAGTTACAAAAACAATCGTGTCATTCGGTATATCATATTTTTTTCGGAAATCATTCCGCTGTTGGGTTGTAACAGGATTTAAAAATGGTTCTTCCTCTATAGCCGAATAGGCGGTTGTATATTGCTCAGGTTTGCCGATGCCCGCGGCAAGGGATTTTTGCGTCATCGCGTCAGCCACACAGATAAACGCATCTGTTTTTTTCGCAGCGGCTCTTTCGACAGCGATATAAAATTTGTTCAATAATGGATTTTGGTATTCGTGGAATGAAAGGCCGTGAACGCCGTGAACGGTTTTGAGTTTTAAGTTTTGAGTTTTGAGTTGAGCGGCAGCGAAGCGGCCTAAAATACCTGCTTTGGCTGAGTGGGTGTGAACAATGTCAGGCTGAATTTGGGCTAATATTTTTTTTAACTGATAATACGCGGGGATATCGTAAATCGGATTTATTTGTCTGCGCAGCGAATCAATTACAATCGTTTTATATTTTTGATTTTTTGTCTGCCTAAAAAGTTCGCCTTCGGGGCCGAGCGCGGGGCCTGTAATTAAAGTTACATCGTGTCCGCGGTCGGCAAGGCCTTTACAGGTGATTAAAGTGTTCTCCTGCGCTCCGCCGAGAATCAAACGAGTTATAATATGCACTATAACCATAGAACACAGAACATAGAACACAGAACGCAGAATATAAAATACGGCATAAAAATAACCCTCAAATATCAGACCTTATTGCATTCGAATATCCCATAAGAATTTTACTTACTTCTTCAAGTTGAATAAGTTGTTCCTTAGTATCACTATATCCTAAATCTTTAGCAAGAATCAAATAATAACGGCATTCTTCCAGAGAACTTTGGGAAACTCCTAAAAAATATGTTTTCTCCGCCTTACTCCTTTTTCTAAATCCCTCCGCGATATTAGCAGGAATTGAAACTGCCGCTCTTCGAAACTGTGAGATTAATCCATATATCTCAGAGTTTGGGAATTTTTCACTTAGACGATAAGCGGATAAGACGAATTTATGAGCTTTTTGCCACACAATTAAATCAGTAAATTTCTTCGCTTTTTCCATGACTTGGCCCTTTCAAATCTTTGAAATAAATTCTTAATTCCCAAAATCTTCCGAGTTCCGAGTCCTGATTTCTGAGTTCTTTAGTATTTTATCCACATAAGGCACAGGCCGTTTGCCGGGGCGATAGGGCCGGCGGCGGTACGTTTTTTCGCTTCGATAATTTCATCTATTTTTTCCGGCTGCCATCGGCCGCGGCCGATTTCGACGAGCGTGCCGACAATATTTCTTACCATATTATACAGGAAACCGTCCGCTTCGACATCTATGTATATCCACTGCTGGTTTTGCGTAACCTCGCATTGCAAAATCGTCCGTACAGAACTGCTGCGCTTATCGCAGGCGGTAGCGAAAGATTTGAAATCTTTTTCGCCGACGAATTTATGCGCCGCGGTGTTCATAGCCTCGACATTCAGGCTGCCCGGCCTGTGCCAGCAATGATTTATCTGCATTACGGGACGGCTTCTGCCGGTGTAAATCGAATAACGATACAATTTGCTTTTTGTATATTTGATTGCGTCGAAGTCGTCCGGCACATCAACGGCTTCGGTAACAACGATTTGTTTCGGCAGATACATACTTATCGCTTTCGCGAGGCGGCCGGTTGGAATCGGAGTGTCGAGCCTGACATTAGCGACCTGGCCGAGAGCGCTTACGCCGGCGTCGGTTCGGCTCGAACCATTGACTTCGACATTATCGCAGCAGACAAGATTTTCAATTGCCGAGATAAGTTCGGCTTCGATGGTTTTGCGGTCAGGCTGCTTCTGCCAGCCGCTGTAGCGACTACCATC
This genomic window contains:
- a CDS encoding HNH endonuclease, which codes for MSLPKKKVDYVMFKIKGSIVKVDPDIYSRIFNKYIEFPKKYNKGIIGIVCHAGRCPAIVFGKKPSRHVFLSRFVMNAKDGQIVDHKNRDPLDNRRCNLRFATYRQNGLNKICKNTSGYIGVSINRKKDGYFCLANFKLANGKGRVFRLPDSPENRIIAAFARDKFVLQAGEEEYAPLNFPCFKYEPFRSFLLNENLRFLTKRQIGLNIIRENSSGYIGVTVKREKNGYFCLAKYQLANGKAVSFRLPDSPENRIIAAFARDKFVLQAGEENYAPLNFPCFKNEPFRTFLLNENLRKYKKRVQKQTKDANYSM
- a CDS encoding cobalamin-dependent protein (Presence of a B(12) (cobalamin)-binding domain implies dependence on cobalamin itself, in one of its several forms, or in some unusual lineages, dependence on a cobalamin-like analog.), producing the protein MLNEIFLQRYLQALLTGDRRSCREVIEDVLHNNNASIVGVYSEVIWPMMLEIEKLSRSDTITSVQEHLATRINRTIIDQLQNKLPKLPQNEKKVVICSSLKEISELGGQMITDMFESAGWDVRFIGGGLTNDDILSYIHEFSPEVLVIYGTDPTETPEVRKIIDRIRGINAWPDMKIMLCGGVFGRAEGLWEEIGANLYAETPAEAVEAATSEKPVIEPVRTINRRKRKYELCAKGGVHKK
- a CDS encoding S8 family serine peptidase, with the translated sequence MTQGNLHIKSSLPSSAIYKTPIIRTLAILIIFAGVLSAAEDCNCEKPASTNTIESKLTDPNEIYKGFELGSEKVKVIVNLKKPEMLVRKTVNWQSKDSLKRLHGEVRNRQDKLIGTFRAKEFGLRHRFENQAGFSCEVTPEALDKLLNDPNVESIEPVFILEKHLAQGIPLINGTVYRSTYNGQGTAIAICDTGVDYTHPMLGGGGFPNGKIIGGYDFGDDDSDPFPTDAHGTCCAGIAAGDIGSVGDYIGGVAYGAKIYAMKVEDSSGYIYNDSIIAAWNWCVSHKNDNPSYPILVISVSLGGGRYYSTCDGSNSSLATAANNAVAAGITILVSSGNDGYCDSIASPACLSNTISVGAVYDAAFGIYQPCVSSASCATKYSTAGCTTGWYCIDTTAADKVTSYSNTASFLDILAPSNKAYTTDMVGSAGYSSGDYYSSFGGTSTACPYSAGAAACLQSAAKVITGNYLTPSQVKSILISTGNNVTDTKISITKPRINLGNAIESIDITPNPCEEVMIGTGTSSWGFPMYTYYHDSRTQVIYQASEIGSAGSITSLALYVTTIPGQVMNNWTIRMKQTTLNTYSSCSFDSTGWTTVYQANESQGGTGWRTFTFSTPFLYNGTDNLMVDFSHNNSSYTTNGYCRYSTPGGTRSVYAFSDSVYGDPLNWSGSTLPRTYCGTYVPNVLFTVCPPTIAAPVLGAEPNITAGLCNTISWGTVSAADNYYAQCSADPCFSVIDSNSGWITATSYQFCNLDIGQQYWYRAKARNTSLDIEGEWSNTVSSRQCGTPGDFEPDCDVDWADLAVLGEQWLQSPGTPSADIWPPPAGDGIVNFFDLAELANHWMQY
- a CDS encoding FGGY family carbohydrate kinase gives rise to the protein MFFIGYDAGSSSVKASLLDGQSGKIIASATSPKKELEIIAAKAGWAEQNPEIWWENIKKATAELLAASKVNPADIKAIGISYQMHGLVLVDKNKQLLRDAIIWCDSRAVPIGEKAAKEIGEQKCLQTLLNLPGNFTATRLKWIKDNQPDIYKKIFKAILPGEYIAMKMSDRIVTTPGGLSEHIMWDASKGGPADIMLDYFGFEKDFYAEVLPSFSEQGELTAKAADELGLKAGTKITYRGGDQPNNALSLNVLNPGEIAATAGTSGVVYGITDKPVYDGKSRVNTFVNVNYSKTAPRYGVLLCVSGTGILNSWLRKNVADNIDYHAMNELAAKAPIGSDGLVILPFGNGAERTLENKDFGAQISGLRFNTHTKQHLLRAGQEGIVFALNFGLQIMHGIGVKVSKVRAGDANMFLSPLFGKAFACVTDAVVELYNTDGSAGAARGAGIGLGFYKDFSQAFAGLKSTRTIEPDKKLSQQYKEAYENWLDAMKKITG
- a CDS encoding CDP-alcohol phosphatidyltransferase family protein, with the protein product MDKAKFTGDKKAPMKTFLAGPERRFIDSNIAKLPSWLQGYHLTLMTIIWSGGLIGFGYLAKNNIHWLWLSSLILVLQWFTDCFDGALGRHRDTGIPKWGFYMDHLLDFIFMACVFIGYSFLLEGIYKEIILLLIGVFGTFMASSFLAFGATGEFRITYFGTGPTEVRIWFLALNTALIFCGTKWIEKFLPYILGISLIVLVAVIYRTQKHIWEIDMQDKANRGR
- a CDS encoding secondary thiamine-phosphate synthase enzyme YjbQ; the protein is MKSFKKELYFNTPTRRQFINITSEVENCLSESGIKEGLCLVNAMHITASVFINDDERGLHQDFETWLEKLAPEKPYSQYHHNGAEDNADAHLKRQVMGREVVVAITNGKLDFGPWEQIFYGEFDGKRRKRLLVKIIGE
- a CDS encoding glycosyltransferase family 4 protein, with translation MVIVHIITRLILGGAQENTLITCKGLADRGHDVTLITGPALGPEGELFRQTKNQKYKTIVIDSLRRQINPIYDIPAYYQLKKILAQIQPDIVHTHSAKAGILGRFAAAQLKTQNLKLKTVHGVHGLSFHEYQNPLLNKFYIAVERAAAKKTDAFICVADAMTQKSLAAGIGKPEQYTTAYSAIEEEPFLNPVTTQQRNDFRKKYDIPNDTIVFVTIARLFHLKGHNYIVESAYELSKRFENCVWLFVGDGVLRYLMQKQIADSGLADKFRFTGLLPPSDIPLAIQASDILVHCSLREGLARVLPQAMLCGKPAISFDIDGANEVVNPDTGRLVEPENVRQLTEVCAELIANENLRTKLGVAGREFVKEKFSPKTMVDKIEEVYKKLLKEV
- a CDS encoding four helix bundle protein, whose amino-acid sequence is MEKAKKFTDLIVWQKAHKFVLSAYRLSEKFPNSEIYGLISQFRRAAVSIPANIAEGFRKRSKAEKTYFLGVSQSSLEECRYYLILAKDLGYSDTKEQLIQLEEVSKILMGYSNAIRSDI
- the truA gene encoding tRNA pseudouridine(38-40) synthase TruA, which produces MALRNIKLTIQYDGSRYSGWQKQPDRKTIEAELISAIENLVCCDNVEVNGSSRTDAGVSALGQVANVRLDTPIPTGRLAKAISMYLPKQIVVTEAVDVPDDFDAIKYTKSKLYRYSIYTGRSRPVMQINHCWHRPGSLNVEAMNTAAHKFVGEKDFKSFATACDKRSSSVRTILQCEVTQNQQWIYIDVEADGFLYNMVRNIVGTLVEIGRGRWQPEKIDEIIEAKKRTAAGPIAPANGLCLMWIKY